A window of Kribbella voronezhensis genomic DNA:
GCTCGGCAGGCAGCCGGTGCGCTCGCAGACCGAGCTGGCCGATCTGCTGTCGGCCGCTGGGCTCGTCGTCGGTCAGGCGACGCTGTCGCGCGACCTGGTCGAGATCGGCGCGGTGAAGGTGCGCGACTCGACCGGCCAACTGGTGTACGCCGTACCAGGTGAAGGCGGAGACCGTACGCCGCGCGCCGGTGAAGCCGCTGCCTTCGAGGCCCGGCTGGCCCGGGTGGCGTCCGAGTTGCTCGTCTCGGCGGAGGGCAGCGCCAACCTGGTGATCCTGCGAACCCCGCCGGGTGCTGCCCA
This region includes:
- a CDS encoding arginine repressor, which translates into the protein MAAGEIMTMAVPTTKTARQQRIVDLLGRQPVRSQTELADLLSAAGLVVGQATLSRDLVEIGAVKVRDSTGQLVYAVPGEGGDRTPRAGEAAAFEARLARVASELLVSAEGSANLVILRTPPGAAQYFASAIDHVGLDDVLGTIAGDDTVMVVSRDPAGGQALATRFLSLAARHTDSK